A genomic segment from Legionella micdadei encodes:
- a CDS encoding response regulator, which translates to MQYFSIPTCYFPSTALFIDDSRDFLLNFVLQLDEGLAYRVFDSPFDALDCIHKKRCELDLLSQRCLSEYTEAKNCPLTNHTINLNLAAIHAEIYNPRRFSEISVVVVDYAMPGMDGLEFCRRIENTKIKKILLTGQADEKLAIEAFNEGLIHRYIQKSDPNVAELITKSIYDLQLQYFQAMSDMIVRMLSVASPSCLRDKKFAEFFHQLRHEKRIFEYYLADNSGSFLLLDDDANPSFLIVRNEADLRLHYDLALDNGASEEVLDQLAGGEKIPCFWQVRTQPLERNDWATCLVPAQRFASDETYFYAYVRGPALFDVQQDKILSYHRHLEELDAEELLLV; encoded by the coding sequence ATGCAATATTTTTCAATACCTACTTGCTATTTTCCAAGCACGGCCTTATTTATTGATGACAGCCGGGATTTTTTGTTAAATTTTGTTTTGCAATTAGATGAAGGTTTGGCGTATCGAGTTTTTGATTCACCTTTCGATGCACTTGATTGCATTCATAAAAAACGCTGTGAATTAGATTTACTAAGTCAGCGTTGCCTAAGTGAATATACTGAGGCTAAAAATTGTCCGTTAACCAACCATACAATTAATCTTAATTTGGCTGCGATTCATGCCGAGATTTATAATCCACGACGCTTTTCAGAAATTTCTGTTGTCGTAGTTGATTATGCCATGCCCGGTATGGATGGTTTGGAGTTTTGTCGTCGTATTGAAAATACTAAAATAAAAAAAATCCTCTTAACTGGTCAAGCTGATGAAAAACTTGCAATTGAAGCGTTTAACGAAGGGCTAATTCATCGATATATTCAAAAAAGTGATCCTAATGTCGCTGAGCTAATCACCAAAAGTATTTATGATTTGCAATTACAATATTTCCAAGCTATGTCCGATATGATTGTAAGAATGTTATCAGTGGCATCACCAAGCTGCTTACGCGATAAAAAATTTGCTGAATTTTTTCATCAGCTTCGACATGAAAAGCGAATTTTTGAATATTATCTTGCTGATAATTCCGGTAGTTTTTTATTGCTTGATGATGATGCTAACCCAAGTTTTCTTATTGTTAGAAATGAGGCTGATTTACGGTTGCATTATGATTTAGCCTTAGATAACGGAGCAAGCGAGGAGGTGTTAGATCAACTTGCAGGCGGAGAAAAGATCCCATGCTTTTGGCAAGTAAGAACTCAACCGCTAGAGCGCAATGATTGGGCTACATGTTTGGTTCCAGCTCAGCGTTTTGCCTCTGATGAAACCTACTTTTATGCGTACGTGCGGGGACCTGCGTTATTTGATGTTCAACAAGATAAAATTCTATCTTATCATCGTCATTTGGAAGAGCTGGATGCAGAAGAATTGCTTTTAGTCTAA
- the cqsA gene encoding alpha-hydroxyketone-type quorum-sensing autoinducer synthase, with the protein MAKHDDQNALDEGQTISSAHARGKFPPFVNNAMQEYFMVRVNQSWHGKHILKGKPPSAEALIFSSNDYLHISHHPKLIEAQINALRKYGNGQMQSPVFLREDSLLSACEQEFAQFLRYPAALLAQSGWCANIGLIQALASRNLPVYLDFYAHMSFWEGVKAANAKPVPFRHNSIHSLRKRLERYGSGIIAVDSIYSTTGTISPLFEYIRLAKEFDCVLIVDESHSLGTHGPQGCGLVAELGLSDQVDIVTASLAKAISGRGGIIAANNDLIELIRNTSLPIIFSSALVPHDLAGFSASLSIIAKEEWRRSKLHDNALFLRNHLLDLGFYLGESDSQIIPLITGSEANTIWLRNELEKEDIYGAVFCAPATPKNNALIRLSISANHSQENLMKVVDCLAKLDRKKHQLPLFGYVSLV; encoded by the coding sequence ATGGCGAAGCACGATGATCAAAATGCGCTGGATGAAGGGCAAACTATATCTTCTGCTCATGCAAGAGGAAAATTTCCGCCTTTTGTTAATAACGCCATGCAAGAGTATTTTATGGTGCGAGTCAATCAATCTTGGCATGGAAAGCATATTTTAAAAGGAAAGCCCCCCTCAGCAGAAGCTCTCATATTCTCTAGTAATGATTATTTACATATTAGCCATCATCCTAAACTTATCGAAGCACAAATTAATGCCCTGCGTAAATATGGTAATGGCCAAATGCAATCACCCGTATTTTTGAGAGAGGATAGCCTACTTTCTGCTTGTGAACAGGAATTTGCCCAATTTCTCCGCTATCCTGCTGCCTTACTAGCTCAATCGGGTTGGTGCGCTAATATTGGCTTAATCCAGGCACTTGCTTCGCGAAATTTACCAGTTTATCTCGATTTTTATGCACACATGTCTTTTTGGGAGGGAGTAAAAGCCGCCAATGCTAAACCAGTTCCCTTTCGCCATAATTCAATACACTCATTGCGCAAACGCTTAGAGCGATATGGCTCAGGAATTATTGCGGTAGACTCCATTTACAGCACAACGGGAACCATTAGTCCTCTATTTGAATACATAAGGCTAGCAAAAGAATTTGACTGCGTACTCATCGTGGATGAGTCTCATTCCCTAGGAACTCACGGCCCGCAAGGTTGTGGTTTAGTAGCAGAACTTGGCTTATCCGATCAAGTTGATATTGTCACAGCTAGTCTTGCCAAAGCCATTTCTGGCCGAGGGGGAATAATCGCTGCGAACAATGACCTTATTGAACTTATCCGCAACACTTCCTTACCAATTATTTTCAGCTCAGCGCTAGTGCCCCACGATCTAGCAGGATTTTCCGCCTCGCTTTCGATTATTGCTAAGGAAGAGTGGCGGCGTAGTAAACTGCATGATAATGCATTGTTTTTACGAAATCATTTGCTTGATCTTGGCTTTTATCTTGGGGAGAGTGATTCGCAGATTATTCCTCTTATTACAGGCAGCGAAGCCAATACAATCTGGTTGCGTAATGAACTTGAGAAAGAAGATATTTATGGGGCTGTTTTCTGTGCGCCTGCAACACCTAAGAACAATGCTCTAATTCGATTATCAATTTCCGCCAATCATAGTCAAGAAAATCTAATGAAAGTCGTCGATTGTCTAGCAAAATTAGATAGAAAAAAGCACCAGTTACCACTTTTTGGCTATGTATCTCTCGTTTGA
- a CDS encoding SGNH/GDSL hydrolase family protein — protein sequence MKPKIITRIITEGDSLTDRGTASKRPILRCFSDLSKSPQGRFTNGYAWSDHIVARFISEFLIKSFKKKGMEATDISDSILFGETKIEDAIQHSYSLDNDLYVKYKGIDFVRSYDEGGLTAHDYRWALSYSPVRFFTRLILSNLGLKRQKLLDYDQEQTIPRAQKEQTLIIEWSGANDLITVNARPSHVEADLAIRARIKNAEELIKNGYRHFVLFNLPDLSLTPRYQALGGAELENAHECTDYFNTELAKACHELSIMYPHCSIELFDVNSIFTDAYQNPEQYHFAKSKREKPYSTSPDFKINEDGTSPASGYMFWDDVHPSADMHALLADIFYEKYAREYNFSAPNKKAAENEELFISEKKLRAAFVKKYSSLLANQALNLHPDIEYETASLESIFKEGLREETLTHRVITELQWVNSQGKLNLNIPALKEAMARAMAGEERHAEHEAKCF from the coding sequence GTGAAACCAAAAATCATTACTCGTATTATTACGGAAGGGGACAGTCTTACTGACCGAGGAACTGCCAGTAAAAGGCCAATTCTACGCTGCTTTTCTGATCTGTCGAAATCGCCTCAAGGCAGATTCACCAACGGCTATGCTTGGAGTGACCATATTGTTGCCCGATTCATCAGCGAGTTCTTAATAAAAAGCTTTAAGAAAAAAGGCATGGAGGCAACTGATATTTCTGATTCCATATTATTCGGTGAAACAAAAATAGAAGACGCTATCCAACATAGTTATAGCTTAGACAATGATCTTTACGTGAAATATAAAGGCATTGACTTCGTCAGAAGTTATGATGAAGGGGGGCTGACAGCACATGACTACCGCTGGGCATTAAGTTATAGTCCTGTTCGATTTTTTACCCGCTTGATTTTATCCAATTTAGGACTAAAACGGCAAAAACTACTCGATTATGACCAGGAACAAACAATTCCCAGAGCCCAAAAAGAGCAAACATTAATCATTGAATGGTCAGGAGCGAATGATCTCATTACGGTTAACGCCCGCCCTTCTCATGTCGAGGCTGATCTGGCTATTCGCGCCCGGATTAAAAACGCCGAGGAATTAATCAAAAATGGTTACCGCCACTTTGTGCTGTTCAATTTACCTGATCTTTCATTAACTCCCCGATACCAAGCATTAGGAGGCGCCGAGCTTGAAAACGCACATGAGTGCACTGACTATTTTAATACTGAATTGGCAAAAGCATGTCATGAGCTCAGTATTATGTATCCACATTGCTCTATCGAATTGTTTGATGTCAACAGTATATTTACCGACGCTTACCAAAATCCTGAGCAATATCATTTTGCTAAGAGCAAGCGCGAGAAACCTTATAGTACCTCTCCGGATTTCAAAATTAACGAGGATGGAACTTCACCCGCAAGCGGTTATATGTTTTGGGATGATGTCCATCCAAGTGCAGACATGCATGCCCTGCTCGCTGATATTTTTTATGAAAAGTATGCACGAGAGTATAATTTTTCAGCACCTAATAAAAAAGCCGCAGAGAATGAAGAACTTTTTATTAGCGAAAAAAAATTACGTGCTGCATTCGTAAAAAAATACAGCTCGCTTTTAGCCAATCAAGCCCTTAATCTCCATCCTGATATCGAGTATGAAACAGCCAGTCTGGAATCAATCTTTAAGGAAGGATTACGCGAGGAAACGCTCACTCATCGAGTCATTACCGAACTTCAATGGGTTAACTCGCAGGGCAAGCTTAATTTAAACATTCCTGCTTTAAAAGAAGCTATGGCTCGCGCAATGGCCGGGGAGGAGAGGCACGCCGAGCACGAAGCCAAATGTTTTTAA
- a CDS encoding DUF2339 domain-containing protein, translated as MDFSKIEESLNAIEARLSFIENKLELSPQKKPCEVQQETEKDQTFNKPLRPVRTGNWLGIVAVICFVLAAGFIIKLSIQSGWLTPQKQLVFATLFGLALISTGIKLFEYDLAYASMLPAAGAIILYISVLGAYGYYHLITFQTAIVMTSLISAFCIWLYIKINHDLYAIIAALGAFLSPLLLEFDANAIFALYYYIICSLTFATLSIWVQSRTLTLISSYLAISVTSYIGFQLNQDILIAIVLALYYLIFSIGTYFHTQLTQKQLTEKEAWSFFPVLLIFYAMEYYFINRIQPALAPWISLGFASLLVVLYLSAKTWFPGRLHSSRIIIITFSTIVCFHSIYLELLPAFIRPWLFVIIILGFSLYKKIEHPKFTRTFLFPLIALLIVLGIEYINILNHLAGSFSLPWLLVGIASFASVWLVLRVHLDDFMMKDEYTYYFALGTAHLLGVAWLYQLTNPYGSLAVSASWLFYAVCVIGFAFMHKDKIMAKSTLMILTFATVKALFYDASSTPTIVRILCLMLTGVVLYGSGFLIRKMARWNH; from the coding sequence GTGGACTTTAGCAAAATTGAAGAGAGTTTAAATGCTATTGAAGCCCGCCTGTCTTTTATCGAAAATAAATTAGAGTTGAGTCCTCAGAAAAAACCATGTGAAGTTCAACAAGAAACAGAAAAAGATCAAACCTTTAATAAGCCTCTTCGACCTGTTAGGACGGGCAACTGGCTTGGTATAGTTGCAGTAATATGCTTCGTATTAGCTGCTGGATTTATCATTAAACTTTCCATCCAATCAGGCTGGTTAACTCCCCAAAAGCAGCTCGTTTTTGCAACTTTATTCGGTCTTGCTCTCATTTCAACAGGAATCAAACTATTTGAATATGATCTTGCTTATGCAAGTATGTTGCCTGCAGCCGGCGCGATCATTTTGTACATTTCAGTTTTAGGTGCCTACGGTTATTATCATCTCATTACATTTCAAACTGCAATTGTAATGACAAGCCTTATTTCTGCATTTTGCATTTGGCTCTATATAAAAATTAACCATGATCTCTATGCAATTATAGCGGCATTAGGTGCTTTCCTTAGTCCGCTTCTTTTAGAGTTTGATGCTAATGCAATTTTTGCACTTTATTACTATATTATTTGCTCTCTTACCTTCGCCACACTTTCCATCTGGGTTCAATCACGAACGTTAACCCTGATTTCTTCTTATTTAGCGATTTCAGTAACTTCTTACATTGGTTTCCAACTCAATCAAGATATCTTAATTGCAATAGTATTAGCTCTGTATTATCTCATTTTTTCTATTGGCACTTATTTCCATACCCAATTGACACAAAAGCAATTAACCGAAAAAGAAGCCTGGAGCTTTTTCCCCGTTCTCCTAATTTTCTACGCAATGGAATATTATTTTATTAACCGTATTCAACCAGCACTCGCTCCTTGGATTTCACTCGGCTTCGCATCCCTTCTTGTCGTTCTTTATTTGTCGGCAAAAACATGGTTTCCAGGTCGTCTGCACAGCAGTAGAATAATTATTATTACATTTTCTACAATTGTTTGTTTTCATTCTATTTACCTTGAACTTTTGCCGGCCTTTATAAGGCCTTGGCTATTTGTGATTATTATTTTAGGATTTAGTCTTTATAAAAAAATAGAACATCCCAAATTCACTCGTACTTTTCTTTTCCCTTTAATTGCTCTTCTGATTGTTCTTGGAATTGAGTACATCAATATACTAAATCATCTAGCGGGGTCTTTCAGTTTGCCTTGGCTTTTAGTAGGAATAGCCTCTTTTGCAAGCGTTTGGTTAGTCTTAAGAGTTCATCTCGATGATTTTATGATGAAAGACGAATACACTTATTACTTTGCCTTAGGCACAGCCCATCTACTTGGGGTAGCCTGGCTCTATCAACTCACTAATCCCTACGGCTCCTTAGCAGTATCGGCTTCTTGGCTTTTTTATGCAGTGTGCGTAATTGGCTTTGCCTTCATGCACAAAGATAAAATCATGGCGAAATCAACCCTAATGATCTTAACTTTTGCGACAGTTAAAGCCTTGTTTTATGACGCCTCATCAACACCAACAATTGTACGTATTTTATGCTTAATGCTCACTGGTGTTGTTCTCTATGGCTCAGGATTTCTAATCCGGAAAATGGCTAGGTGGAATCACTGA
- a CDS encoding sensor histidine kinase, which produces MNKGSVISAMSLLCSVFLLVLLVDLLSLTVLLLLGWGLALICYYLVSPELYFGEEHIETAIVMLFVIVAGSTVNYKTAMLQQQRLEGMAAAAGMIAHELRTPLLGIKSGAKAMSRYSPQLFEAYHLAKDHGLLGGTLREMRLQQLEEVSDRIICEIDYANTIIDMLLIKAGRENFLQNCVLEPCSMADCLAEAIARYPFKSVEERALVSWQGDFLFAGSKLLMQHVLFNLLKNALYVIATAQKGEITIWTEKRDKFNTLYFKDSAIGMSSQQLSKLFNHFYTTTFMGTGIGLSFCKLVMNRFGGDIRCDAKEGCYTQFLLSFPAI; this is translated from the coding sequence ATGAATAAAGGCAGTGTTATTTCTGCAATGTCTTTGCTTTGTTCAGTATTTTTATTAGTTTTGCTCGTCGATTTATTGAGCTTGACAGTTTTGCTCCTTCTGGGGTGGGGACTCGCGTTGATTTGCTACTATTTAGTTTCCCCTGAGCTCTATTTTGGTGAAGAGCACATCGAAACGGCGATTGTGATGCTATTTGTTATCGTTGCAGGTTCAACAGTCAATTATAAAACAGCGATGCTACAGCAGCAGCGTTTGGAAGGGATGGCTGCGGCTGCTGGCATGATCGCGCACGAATTAAGAACCCCATTATTAGGAATTAAAAGTGGGGCTAAAGCGATGTCGCGCTATTCACCACAATTATTTGAAGCGTATCATCTTGCAAAAGATCATGGCTTGCTCGGGGGGACTTTAAGAGAAATGCGTTTACAACAACTGGAAGAAGTAAGCGATAGGATCATCTGTGAAATCGATTACGCAAACACAATTATTGATATGCTTCTAATAAAGGCAGGCCGTGAAAATTTTTTGCAAAATTGTGTTTTGGAGCCTTGCTCGATGGCTGATTGTCTTGCTGAGGCGATAGCGAGATATCCTTTTAAGTCTGTGGAAGAGCGCGCACTGGTTTCATGGCAAGGTGATTTTTTGTTCGCAGGCTCTAAATTATTAATGCAGCATGTCCTGTTCAATCTTTTGAAAAATGCATTGTATGTTATTGCAACTGCACAAAAAGGAGAGATTACTATTTGGACTGAAAAAAGGGATAAATTTAATACACTTTATTTTAAAGATTCCGCTATTGGGATGTCTTCGCAACAGTTATCAAAATTATTTAATCATTTTTATACAACTACCTTTATGGGCACAGGAATAGGGTTATCTTTTTGTAAGCTCGTTATGAATCGATTTGGCGGGGATATTCGTTGTGATGCTAAAGAAGGATGCTACACTCAGTTTTTGCTCTCATTTCCTGCGATTTGA
- a CDS encoding uroporphyrinogen-III synthase, whose product MNSLKGLRVLNTRPLTQGKSLSQAINAAGGIAIDCPALSIEPTDISWLKTLPDLHQVDKAIFISGNAVEYCFTALEKTQLLWPPTIQVIAVGQATAMALQQHQIEVSFVPQIANSEHLLELGVLQQIKHETILLFKGEDGRPLIADTLIARGANLLIFNVYKRLMPIANSEQIHSLWHNRAVDIILFTSQQAINNTFLLFGDDKQAWLRSIPCIVISERLAKEAALLGMQTIIISSPETILNKLHEFNQGLIDGQ is encoded by the coding sequence ATGAATTCACTTAAAGGATTACGCGTACTAAATACACGTCCGCTCACACAGGGTAAAAGTTTGAGCCAGGCAATCAATGCAGCAGGAGGTATTGCTATTGATTGCCCGGCATTGTCAATCGAGCCAACTGATATCAGTTGGCTAAAGACGTTACCTGATTTACATCAGGTTGATAAAGCCATTTTTATTAGCGGTAACGCAGTAGAGTATTGCTTCACTGCACTAGAAAAAACCCAGCTCTTATGGCCCCCTACGATTCAGGTCATTGCCGTTGGCCAAGCAACTGCAATGGCTCTACAACAACACCAAATTGAAGTTAGCTTTGTTCCCCAAATCGCAAATAGTGAGCATTTGCTAGAATTAGGCGTGTTGCAACAGATTAAGCATGAAACAATTTTACTGTTCAAAGGTGAAGATGGCAGGCCTCTTATCGCTGACACGTTAATTGCTCGCGGTGCTAACCTGCTTATTTTTAACGTTTATAAACGGCTGATGCCCATAGCCAATTCGGAACAAATTCATTCTTTGTGGCACAATAGGGCTGTGGATATTATACTGTTCACAAGCCAACAAGCGATAAACAACACCTTTCTCTTGTTCGGCGATGATAAACAAGCCTGGCTTCGTAGTATTCCCTGTATTGTTATTAGCGAACGCTTGGCAAAAGAAGCAGCCTTATTGGGCATGCAAACAATTATAATAAGTAGTCCCGAAACAATATTAAATAAACTGCACGAATTCAACCAAGGATTAATTGATGGCCAATAG
- the hemC gene encoding hydroxymethylbilane synthase, which yields MAIKIIRIATRKSPLALWQANYVGENIRQHWPAIQIELVPMVTSGDKFLKDKLLAAGGKGLFVKELEEALLGHQADIAVHSMKDVPAIFPDGLALTTICTRHNPLDALIGKNHLRLSELPKGSVVGTTSLRRQSQLLAVRPDLEIKPLRGNINTRLDKLQSNEYDAIVLAVAGLERMGLDNFVSEILNEDAMLPACGQGALGIECRVDDLEIQKLLAPLNDPLSALCVSTERRVNALLGGNCHVPLAVYCTGSTKEQLLLRAKVLTPDGKTVISDRRTGLKSQATALAEACANALLAKGANAILTTPS from the coding sequence ATGGCTATTAAAATCATACGTATAGCAACCCGAAAAAGTCCTCTTGCCTTATGGCAAGCCAACTACGTTGGCGAGAACATTCGCCAGCACTGGCCCGCTATTCAAATCGAGCTAGTACCTATGGTCACTTCAGGAGATAAATTCCTTAAAGATAAGCTGCTAGCAGCAGGCGGTAAGGGGTTATTTGTGAAAGAATTGGAGGAAGCCCTTTTAGGACATCAAGCGGATATTGCTGTTCATTCAATGAAAGATGTTCCTGCTATTTTTCCTGATGGTTTAGCACTTACCACTATCTGTACCCGACACAATCCACTGGATGCCTTAATTGGCAAAAATCATTTAAGACTCAGCGAGCTTCCGAAAGGAAGTGTCGTTGGCACAACGAGTCTTCGACGCCAATCCCAACTTTTAGCAGTACGACCTGATTTAGAAATTAAACCATTGCGTGGCAACATCAACACACGCTTAGACAAACTACAATCAAATGAATATGATGCTATTGTTCTTGCTGTCGCAGGACTTGAACGGATGGGCTTGGACAATTTCGTCAGTGAAATTTTAAACGAAGATGCCATGCTACCGGCCTGTGGACAAGGTGCATTGGGTATTGAATGCCGCGTGGATGACTTAGAAATCCAAAAATTATTAGCGCCTTTAAATGATCCTCTTTCTGCTTTATGTGTAAGCACAGAGCGTCGAGTAAATGCCTTGCTCGGCGGAAATTGCCATGTCCCTCTCGCTGTGTATTGCACAGGTTCAACAAAAGAACAATTACTGCTTCGAGCCAAAGTGCTCACACCCGATGGTAAAACTGTCATTAGCGATAGACGGACTGGGCTTAAATCACAAGCCACAGCCCTAGCAGAAGCCTGTGCAAATGCCTTACTGGCTAAAGGAGCAAACGCAATATTAACTACGCCATCATGA
- a CDS encoding uroporphyrinogen-III C-methyltransferase has translation MANSNEAQNKSSSKPADKLPQSTKSVNKNLNPASSSFNWVSALAAVIAIIALIVAIYAIHANQRSIELNEQQGQAVNHIVEQLKQQQSDAQNDLETLKLTASQLHNTVQNQLQTMNKDLQSAMQQHLYQKQDWLLLKARYYLELAQINAHWSSDQETTIALLQQADALLHNIPDQQLFTIRQAIAQEIIQLQALPKIDTAGLLSQLDAAENAVTNLPIKKPFNSTQVKQGDESTSPWRQKLQESMSILEKLIVVRHNDEDIQPLLSPLHQSLLRDSIRFNLQEAQWALLQNNPKIFRLSLAQALREINRTFDENAVATQALVQQLQNLQQEKLETITPTINQSLNLLNQLIESKNMQKTDVSATKEGAKTQ, from the coding sequence ATGGCCAATAGCAATGAAGCGCAGAATAAATCATCTTCCAAACCGGCTGACAAACTTCCTCAGTCAACTAAATCTGTAAATAAAAATCTTAATCCCGCTAGTAGTTCGTTCAATTGGGTATCGGCACTAGCGGCAGTCATTGCTATCATTGCACTTATTGTCGCCATTTATGCCATCCACGCAAACCAACGATCAATTGAGCTAAATGAACAACAAGGACAAGCTGTTAATCACATTGTCGAGCAGTTAAAACAACAGCAATCTGACGCCCAAAATGACCTTGAAACCCTCAAGTTAACTGCCAGCCAGCTGCACAACACTGTGCAAAATCAGTTGCAAACGATGAATAAAGATCTCCAATCTGCCATGCAACAGCACCTTTATCAAAAGCAAGACTGGCTTTTATTAAAAGCACGTTATTATCTAGAGCTAGCCCAAATCAATGCCCACTGGAGCAGTGATCAGGAGACAACTATTGCCCTCCTGCAACAAGCAGACGCTTTGCTCCATAACATTCCTGATCAACAGTTATTTACAATAAGGCAAGCCATTGCCCAAGAAATCATACAACTGCAAGCTCTTCCCAAAATCGATACTGCAGGCCTCTTAAGCCAACTTGACGCGGCTGAAAATGCGGTTACAAATTTGCCTATTAAGAAGCCTTTTAACAGCACGCAAGTAAAACAGGGCGACGAGAGCACTTCTCCCTGGCGTCAAAAATTGCAAGAGAGCATGAGTATTTTAGAAAAACTAATTGTGGTACGTCATAACGATGAAGACATTCAACCCTTGCTTTCCCCCCTCCACCAAAGCTTGCTGCGAGATAGCATTCGTTTTAACTTACAAGAGGCCCAATGGGCGCTTTTGCAAAATAATCCTAAAATATTTCGGCTATCCCTAGCTCAAGCGCTGAGAGAAATAAACCGCACTTTTGACGAAAATGCAGTTGCAACACAAGCTTTAGTCCAGCAACTGCAGAATTTACAGCAAGAAAAGCTAGAAACGATTACACCGACCATTAACCAATCCCTCAATCTTCTCAATCAACTCATTGAGTCCAAAAATATGCAGAAGACGGACGTCTCTGCGACTAAGGAAGGAGCTAAGACACAATGA
- a CDS encoding heme biosynthesis protein HemY, whose translation MIRLLIFFIVLLISVYLGIQLSHDPGYVLVSINHWSIETTLWFAVIALIIFFLLFHCIFLLLRKLSRSPTSFRDWQNKRRILKAQAKTQQGLIEFSEGYWSQAKNHLIKALPDTDSPLLNYLTAARAAQEMGDSKLRDNYLREAQQSMPNAKIAVELTQAQLQLANQQWEQALATLRHLQDLAPRHPYVLKLLMRLYIEVKDWSQLIELLPELKKHQVVTGAAFERLQHQTYLQAISDLTKYSQREALTKLIEHLPKNLSQDPELMAEYCRFLLTCNENQKAESILRQCLRRQFSENLINLYGQVKGNDKQLTFAESLLKKQPHSAELHLCLGRLCLNSNLWGKAKSHFENSISLAATPEAYEELGKLLERLNDQGGACTAYRQGLALAVHQ comes from the coding sequence ATGATTCGTTTATTAATATTTTTTATTGTCTTGCTTATTTCTGTCTATCTCGGGATTCAACTCAGCCATGATCCTGGCTATGTACTTGTCTCTATAAATCATTGGAGCATTGAAACTACCCTCTGGTTCGCTGTTATAGCGTTAATCATCTTTTTTCTCTTGTTTCATTGTATTTTTTTATTGCTCAGAAAACTAAGTCGAAGCCCTACCAGTTTTCGTGATTGGCAAAATAAACGCCGAATCCTGAAGGCGCAAGCAAAAACTCAGCAAGGTTTAATTGAATTCAGCGAAGGATATTGGTCCCAAGCTAAAAACCATTTAATCAAAGCGTTACCTGATACAGACAGTCCCCTACTGAATTATTTAACCGCGGCCAGAGCAGCCCAAGAAATGGGCGATAGTAAACTGCGCGATAACTATCTGCGCGAGGCACAACAATCAATGCCAAATGCCAAAATAGCGGTCGAGTTAACACAAGCACAACTCCAACTTGCAAATCAACAATGGGAGCAAGCCTTGGCTACTTTACGGCATTTACAGGATTTAGCACCACGTCATCCCTATGTACTCAAATTACTTATGCGTCTTTACATCGAAGTAAAAGATTGGTCACAACTCATCGAACTTCTCCCCGAATTAAAAAAGCATCAAGTCGTTACAGGCGCTGCCTTTGAGCGATTACAACATCAAACCTATCTGCAAGCCATTTCAGATTTAACTAAATATTCCCAACGAGAAGCTTTGACAAAGCTAATTGAGCATTTACCTAAAAACCTGTCTCAGGATCCAGAACTGATGGCTGAATACTGTCGTTTTCTGCTGACTTGTAATGAAAATCAAAAAGCAGAATCAATTCTGCGTCAGTGCCTGCGTCGACAATTTAGCGAGAATTTGATTAACCTATACGGTCAAGTCAAAGGGAACGATAAACAACTTACATTCGCTGAATCCTTGCTTAAAAAACAACCCCACTCAGCTGAATTACATCTCTGCCTAGGACGCCTGTGCTTAAATAGCAACCTATGGGGTAAAGCAAAAAGTCATTTTGAAAATAGCATTAGCTTAGCAGCCACCCCGGAGGCTTATGAGGAATTAGGCAAATTGCTCGAACGTCTTAATGATCAGGGTGGCGCTTGTACTGCCTATCGACAGGGATTAGCGCTTGCAGTTCACCAATAA